The following coding sequences lie in one Burkholderia cepacia genomic window:
- the benB gene encoding benzoate 1,2-dioxygenase small subunit gives MSFDYRTICAALYREARLLDDRQWDEWLTCYAEDVTYWMPAWDDDDRPTDDHQSQISLMYYPDRGGLEDRVFRIKTERSGASTPEPRTSHNVTNVEVLAERDDEVDVRYNFHTLNHRYRVTDHFFGTMFVTLRRTGDALLISHKKIVLKNDYIRQVLDVYHV, from the coding sequence ATGAGCTTCGATTACCGGACCATTTGCGCGGCGCTGTATCGCGAAGCGCGCCTGCTCGACGATCGCCAGTGGGACGAGTGGCTGACCTGCTATGCGGAAGACGTCACCTACTGGATGCCCGCGTGGGACGACGACGACCGGCCGACCGACGATCACCAGAGCCAGATCTCGCTGATGTACTACCCGGACCGCGGCGGCCTCGAGGATCGCGTGTTCCGGATCAAGACCGAGCGCAGCGGCGCGTCGACGCCCGAGCCGCGTACCAGCCACAACGTGACGAATGTCGAGGTGCTGGCCGAGCGCGATGACGAAGTGGACGTGCGCTACAACTTTCACACGCTGAACCACCGATACCGCGTGACCGATCACTTCTTCGGCACGATGTTCGTCACGTTGCGCCGAACAGGCGATGCGCTGCTGATCTCGCACAAGAAGATCGTGCTGAAGAACGACTATATCCGGCAGGTGCTCGACGTCTATCACGTCTGA
- the benC gene encoding benzoate 1,2-dioxygenase electron transfer component BenC, translated as MSSYKIALNFEDGVTRFIDCKAGEKVLDAAFRAKINLPMDCSDGVCGTCKCRAESGSYDLGDDYIDDALTEDEKDGGLVLTCQMVPQSDCVIAVPTSSVACKTGQSGFAATVTKVEQHNDAAVVLELDVGTAAPVFLPGQYVNIDVPASGQHRSYSFSSAPADAKVSFLIKKIPGGVMSTWLESAQPGDTLELHGPLGSFYLRDVQRPLLFLAGGTGLAPFLSMLEVLARSGSQQKVHLIYGVTRDLDLVLVDAIEAYAAKLPNFSFATVIADAASDHPRKGWVTQHIPSDALNDGDVDVYLCGPPPMVDAVRKYFDDEGVKPNSFHYEKFTPNVTAKAA; from the coding sequence ATGTCCAGTTACAAGATTGCACTGAATTTCGAGGACGGGGTAACCCGCTTCATCGATTGCAAGGCCGGCGAGAAGGTGCTCGACGCCGCCTTCCGCGCGAAGATCAACCTGCCGATGGATTGCTCCGACGGCGTGTGCGGCACCTGCAAGTGCCGCGCCGAAAGCGGCAGCTACGACCTCGGCGACGACTACATCGACGATGCGCTCACCGAGGATGAAAAGGACGGCGGCCTCGTGCTGACGTGCCAGATGGTGCCGCAAAGCGATTGCGTGATCGCGGTGCCGACTTCGTCGGTCGCGTGCAAGACCGGCCAGAGCGGCTTTGCCGCGACGGTCACGAAGGTGGAGCAGCACAACGATGCGGCCGTCGTGCTCGAGCTCGATGTCGGCACGGCCGCGCCCGTGTTCCTGCCGGGCCAGTACGTGAACATCGACGTGCCCGCGAGCGGCCAGCATCGTTCCTATTCGTTCTCGTCGGCGCCAGCCGACGCGAAGGTCAGCTTCCTGATCAAGAAGATTCCCGGCGGCGTGATGAGTACGTGGCTCGAATCGGCGCAGCCGGGCGACACGCTGGAACTGCACGGCCCGCTCGGCAGCTTCTACCTGCGCGACGTGCAGCGGCCGCTGCTGTTCCTGGCCGGCGGCACGGGTCTCGCGCCGTTCCTGTCGATGCTCGAAGTGCTGGCGCGCAGCGGCTCGCAGCAGAAGGTGCATCTGATCTACGGCGTGACGCGCGATCTCGACCTCGTGCTGGTCGATGCGATCGAAGCGTATGCGGCGAAACTGCCGAACTTCAGTTTCGCGACGGTCATCGCGGATGCCGCGTCGGACCATCCGCGCAAGGGCTGGGTCACGCAGCACATCCCGTCCGATGCGCTGAACGACGGCGACGTCGACGTGTACCTGTGCGGGCCGCCGCCGATGGTCGACGCGGTGCGCAAGTATTTCGACGACGAAGGCGTGAAGCCGAACAGCTTCCACTACGAGAAGTTCACCCCCAACGTCACGGCAAAGGCGGCATGA
- the benD gene encoding benzoate diol dehydrogenase BenD, which translates to MTMQRFSGKVVVVTGAAQGIGRGVALRAAAEGGKVLFVDRADFVAEVAAEATGGETAGFVADLETYEGAHAAMAYAVQTFGGIDILINGVGGAIRMRPFAEFEPAQIDAEIRRSLMPTLYTCHAVLPHLLARGGGTIVNISSNATRGIRRVPYSAAKGGVNALTSALAMEYAEHNIRVVATAPGGTSAPPRRVPRNAAGDSAQEQAWMGEAVRQVTDSTYFKRYGSLDEQIAPILFLASDEASYITGTVLPVAGGDTG; encoded by the coding sequence ATGACCATGCAACGATTCTCCGGCAAGGTCGTCGTCGTCACCGGCGCGGCGCAGGGTATCGGCCGAGGCGTCGCGCTGCGTGCGGCGGCCGAGGGCGGCAAGGTGCTGTTCGTCGATCGCGCGGATTTCGTCGCCGAGGTGGCGGCCGAGGCGACCGGCGGCGAGACGGCAGGCTTCGTCGCCGATCTCGAAACCTACGAAGGCGCGCACGCGGCGATGGCGTACGCGGTGCAGACGTTCGGCGGTATTGACATCCTGATCAACGGCGTCGGCGGCGCGATCCGTATGCGCCCGTTCGCCGAATTCGAGCCGGCCCAGATCGACGCGGAGATCCGCCGTTCGCTGATGCCGACGCTCTATACCTGCCACGCGGTGCTGCCGCACCTGCTCGCGCGCGGCGGCGGCACGATCGTCAACATCTCGTCGAACGCGACACGCGGGATTCGCCGCGTGCCGTACTCGGCGGCGAAAGGCGGCGTCAACGCGCTGACGTCGGCACTCGCGATGGAATACGCGGAGCACAACATCCGCGTCGTGGCCACCGCGCCGGGCGGCACCAGTGCGCCGCCGCGTCGCGTGCCGCGCAATGCGGCCGGCGACAGCGCACAGGAACAGGCGTGGATGGGCGAGGCCGTGCGGCAGGTGACCGACTCGACGTACTTCAAGCGCTACGGCAGCCTCGACGAGCAGATCGCGCCGATCCTGTTCCTCGCGTCCGACGAGGCCAGCTACATCACCGGCACGGTGCTGCCGGTCGCGGGCGGCGATACGGGTTGA
- a CDS encoding RidA family protein gives MRDRKAIVPAGMEAVYEKIGYAPGLRVGDTLYVSGQIGRDAAMQLVEGREAQIVQAFENLKQVLEAAGASFNDVVDLTTFHTDMRDLPLFMQVRDRYLDAHPKPAWTAVGAHMLGGSPGYIVEIKAVAVLRD, from the coding sequence ATGCGTGATCGCAAAGCCATCGTTCCGGCCGGAATGGAAGCGGTGTACGAGAAAATCGGCTACGCGCCGGGCCTGCGGGTCGGCGACACGCTGTACGTATCCGGCCAGATCGGTCGCGATGCGGCGATGCAACTGGTCGAAGGGCGCGAAGCACAGATCGTGCAGGCGTTCGAGAACCTGAAGCAGGTGCTGGAGGCGGCCGGCGCGTCGTTCAACGACGTGGTCGACCTGACGACCTTCCATACCGACATGCGCGACCTGCCGCTGTTCATGCAGGTACGCGACCGCTACCTCGACGCCCATCCGAAGCCGGCATGGACGGCGGTCGGTGCGCACATGCTGGGCGGCTCGCCCGGTTACATCGTCGAGATCAAGGCGGTGGCCGTGCTGCGGGACTGA
- a CDS encoding LysR family transcriptional regulator — protein MELRHLRYFVAVAEERSFTRAAQRLHIAQPPLSRQIQQLEQLLGALLFERESRPLKLTETGRFFHQHAVQLLAQTAELESMTRRVGKIERSLSVGFVGSTLYGMLPKVIRRYRQLHAEVELSLHEMSTMDQIKALKEGRIDVGFGRIRLNDPSVRRVVLREEPMIAALPLGHRLCATNAPLSLHDLLGDTLIVFPNAPRPSYADQVLAAFHDRAIKPARVLETRELQVALGLVAAGEGVSIVPKSVYGLKRDDVSYQELDDARLVSPIIMSMRMLDESDDIERMLRLIYDLYDEHGMAYLPPASQDRSEAGP, from the coding sequence ATGGAGCTACGCCATTTGCGCTATTTCGTCGCTGTCGCGGAAGAGCGCAGCTTCACACGCGCCGCACAAAGGCTTCACATCGCTCAGCCGCCGTTGAGCCGGCAGATCCAGCAACTGGAACAGTTGCTCGGCGCGTTGCTGTTCGAGCGCGAATCACGCCCGCTGAAGCTCACCGAGACCGGCCGCTTCTTTCACCAGCACGCGGTGCAGTTGCTCGCTCAAACAGCCGAACTCGAATCGATGACGCGGCGCGTCGGCAAGATCGAGCGCAGTCTTTCGGTCGGCTTCGTCGGCTCGACGCTGTACGGGATGCTGCCGAAAGTGATTCGCCGCTATCGCCAGCTGCATGCGGAAGTCGAGCTGAGCCTGCACGAGATGTCGACGATGGATCAGATCAAGGCGCTCAAGGAAGGCCGCATCGACGTGGGCTTCGGGCGCATTCGCCTCAACGATCCGAGCGTGCGCCGCGTCGTGCTGCGTGAGGAGCCGATGATCGCGGCGCTGCCGCTCGGCCACCGGCTGTGCGCAACGAACGCGCCGCTGTCGCTGCACGACCTGCTCGGCGACACGCTGATCGTGTTTCCGAACGCGCCGCGCCCGAGTTATGCGGACCAGGTGCTCGCCGCGTTCCATGACCGCGCGATCAAGCCCGCACGCGTGCTGGAGACGCGCGAGCTGCAGGTTGCGCTCGGTCTCGTCGCGGCCGGCGAAGGGGTGTCGATCGTGCCGAAGAGCGTGTACGGGCTGAAGCGTGACGACGTGTCCTACCAGGAACTGGACGACGCGCGGCTCGTGTCGCCGATCATCATGAGCATGCGCATGCTCGACGAATCCGACGACATCGAACGCATGCTGCGGCTCATCTACGACCTGTACGACGAACACGGCATGGCGTACCTGCCTCCGGCCTCGCAGGACCGCTCGGAAGCCGGACCGTGA
- a CDS encoding porin: MRFQHLVGGALLGFTTAGFAQSSVTLYGVIDTGVEYVSHANAEGKGIVRMPSVTGELPSRWGLRGSEDLGGGYKAVFALESGFNVGSGTMGQGGRLFGRQSWVGIESPYGTLSFGRQYTMTYYAVLDSDLLGPNIYGLPSLDAYIPNGRADNAVAWRGKFGGLTAGAMYSFGRDSAGTGNSPGQGTCAGPTPGETTVCRLWSAMLKYDSTSFGAAASYEEQRGGGATAAANFFDGVKPMPLTSNGDKDDRAQVNGYVNAFGVKIGGGWIGRWVDTDSSGGPNVHSNLFYLTANYYVTPAFLVDGGVYHVNVSGQDARATLGALRGTYFLSKQTAVYLQGAYLANSAHAAFTISAGGGGTTPAPGQNQVGVMAGIRHMF; the protein is encoded by the coding sequence ATGAGATTTCAGCATCTCGTAGGCGGAGCTTTGCTTGGATTCACGACGGCTGGTTTTGCGCAAAGCAGCGTGACGCTGTACGGCGTCATCGATACGGGCGTCGAGTATGTGTCGCACGCCAACGCGGAAGGCAAGGGCATCGTCCGGATGCCGTCCGTCACCGGTGAACTGCCGTCGCGGTGGGGGCTGCGCGGGTCGGAGGATCTCGGCGGCGGCTACAAGGCCGTGTTCGCGCTGGAGAGCGGCTTTAACGTCGGCAGCGGCACGATGGGGCAAGGCGGTCGGCTGTTCGGCCGGCAAAGCTGGGTGGGGATCGAAAGCCCGTACGGCACGCTGTCGTTCGGCCGCCAGTACACGATGACGTATTACGCGGTGCTCGATTCCGACCTGCTCGGCCCGAACATCTATGGCTTGCCGTCCCTCGACGCGTATATCCCGAACGGGCGCGCCGACAACGCGGTGGCATGGCGCGGCAAGTTCGGCGGCCTGACGGCCGGCGCGATGTATTCGTTCGGCCGCGATTCGGCCGGGACCGGCAACTCGCCGGGGCAAGGCACATGCGCGGGGCCGACGCCCGGCGAAACGACCGTGTGCCGGCTGTGGTCGGCGATGCTCAAATACGATTCGACGTCGTTCGGCGCGGCCGCTTCGTATGAAGAGCAACGCGGCGGCGGCGCGACGGCGGCCGCGAACTTCTTCGACGGCGTCAAGCCGATGCCGCTGACGTCGAACGGCGACAAGGACGATCGCGCGCAGGTCAACGGCTACGTCAACGCGTTCGGCGTGAAGATCGGCGGCGGCTGGATCGGCCGCTGGGTCGACACCGATTCGTCGGGCGGTCCGAACGTGCATTCGAACCTGTTCTACCTCACCGCGAACTACTACGTGACGCCGGCCTTCCTCGTCGACGGCGGCGTCTATCACGTCAACGTATCGGGCCAGGATGCGCGCGCGACGCTCGGCGCGTTGCGCGGCACCTACTTCCTGTCGAAGCAGACGGCCGTCTATCTGCAAGGCGCGTACCTCGCCAACAGCGCGCATGCCGCGTTCACGATCAGCGCGGGTGGGGGCGGCACGACGCCCGCACCGGGGCAAAACCAGGTTGGCGTGATGGCCGGCATCCGGCACATGTTCTGA
- a CDS encoding tannase/feruloyl esterase family alpha/beta hydrolase, giving the protein MNSTTSGNGSRRAWRVGALAVASALGTLALSGCNDHDVEASGSGTTSVALECNDSMKARFAPDANTSVIAVKSFKAGDPLVLTASAATSATPVAGSDLCLVKLNVGPGHAGPAGAPSTSAGIGMEIWLPAPANWNHRIHNLGGGGWQGGAYDDPTQVASAGGVPGAATIAAAEGAVVGTTDTGHAVPNGSFAMNPDGTINTALWNDFAQRSLHELALKTKALVAAYYATPQKYAYWDGCSTGGRQGYNEVQNNPSDYDGYLNGAPAFNWSKFITGELYPQVVAQSDFGGATLTDAQQSLLSGAAVSACDSVGGQHLGYLMDPAQCRYDPTQDATVLCSGVKIGAVTGTNTTAACVTAAQATAMNKTWYGMTRDGSVPSPAADIGTATSLASNQLWFGLMRGTLTGALAGASPFSISTDLVALELQDPTIAGTNFTNATGNGANKWKSLGYAGLANAYDQGIALQPSFGNINTDNPDLSGLVKSGAKVLHYHGLADPLITPSGSINYYERVASRMGGIPAVQQFDRLFLVPGMGHCSGYGGVNGTAGPAQTADTLPLPHADRQDLYAQLVNWVENGNAPASIKLTSADGSASQPVCMYPTKATYNGSGSIKDAANYSCK; this is encoded by the coding sequence ATGAATTCGACGACAAGCGGCAACGGCAGTCGCCGTGCATGGCGTGTGGGTGCGTTGGCGGTCGCGTCCGCGCTAGGCACGCTGGCGTTGTCCGGCTGTAACGATCACGACGTGGAGGCGTCGGGAAGCGGCACGACGTCCGTCGCGCTGGAATGTAACGACTCGATGAAGGCGCGCTTCGCGCCGGACGCGAACACCTCGGTGATCGCCGTGAAGTCGTTCAAGGCCGGCGATCCGCTGGTGCTGACGGCATCGGCTGCCACGTCCGCGACACCGGTGGCCGGCAGCGACCTGTGTCTCGTCAAGCTGAACGTGGGCCCCGGTCACGCGGGGCCGGCAGGCGCGCCGTCGACGTCGGCCGGCATCGGCATGGAGATCTGGCTGCCTGCGCCGGCGAACTGGAATCACCGGATCCACAATCTCGGCGGTGGCGGCTGGCAAGGCGGCGCGTATGACGACCCGACGCAGGTCGCGAGCGCCGGCGGCGTGCCGGGCGCGGCGACGATCGCGGCCGCCGAGGGCGCGGTGGTCGGCACGACGGATACGGGGCATGCCGTCCCGAACGGTTCGTTCGCGATGAATCCGGACGGCACGATCAACACGGCGCTGTGGAACGACTTCGCGCAGCGCAGCCTGCACGAACTGGCGCTCAAGACGAAGGCGCTGGTCGCCGCGTACTACGCGACGCCGCAGAAGTATGCGTACTGGGACGGCTGTTCGACGGGCGGCCGGCAGGGTTACAACGAGGTGCAGAACAACCCGTCCGACTACGACGGCTACCTGAATGGCGCGCCTGCCTTCAACTGGTCGAAGTTCATCACGGGCGAACTGTATCCGCAGGTCGTCGCGCAAAGCGATTTCGGCGGCGCGACGCTGACCGATGCGCAGCAGTCGCTGCTGTCGGGGGCGGCGGTCAGCGCGTGCGATTCGGTGGGCGGCCAGCATCTCGGTTACCTGATGGACCCGGCCCAGTGTCGTTACGATCCGACCCAGGACGCGACCGTGCTGTGCTCGGGCGTGAAGATCGGCGCCGTCACCGGCACGAATACGACGGCCGCGTGCGTGACGGCCGCCCAGGCGACGGCCATGAACAAGACCTGGTACGGGATGACGCGCGACGGTTCGGTGCCGAGCCCCGCGGCCGACATCGGCACGGCCACGTCGCTCGCCAGCAACCAGCTGTGGTTCGGCCTCATGCGCGGCACGCTGACCGGTGCGCTGGCCGGCGCGTCGCCGTTCAGCATCTCGACCGACCTGGTCGCGCTGGAGCTGCAGGATCCGACGATCGCGGGCACGAACTTCACGAACGCGACCGGGAACGGCGCGAACAAGTGGAAGAGCCTGGGTTATGCCGGTCTCGCGAACGCCTACGACCAGGGGATCGCGCTGCAGCCGTCGTTCGGCAACATCAATACCGACAACCCGGACCTGTCGGGGCTCGTGAAGAGCGGTGCGAAGGTGCTGCATTACCACGGCCTGGCCGATCCGCTGATCACGCCGTCGGGCAGCATCAACTACTACGAACGCGTGGCGAGCCGGATGGGCGGCATTCCCGCCGTGCAGCAGTTCGACCGGCTGTTCCTGGTTCCGGGCATGGGGCATTGCAGCGGCTATGGCGGTGTCAACGGCACGGCCGGCCCGGCGCAAACGGCCGATACGCTGCCGCTGCCGCATGCCGACCGCCAGGACCTGTACGCGCAGCTGGTCAACTGGGTCGAGAACGGCAACGCGCCTGCCAGCATCAAGCTGACGTCGGCGGACGGCAGCGCGAGCCAGCCCGTCTGCATGTATCCGACGAAGGCGACGTACAACGGTTCGGGGTCGATCAAGGACGCGGCGAACTATTCGTGCAAGTAA
- a CDS encoding DUF1641 domain-containing protein yields the protein MTERQPPDTTAPHAEPSAHDALEHLLGSLHRHGFLHFANEVVSANARLADTFVDALDKPGMQSGMQNLAVLLTALSRIPPEQFGKAVFAAADALHHVGAWQPSQHEHVAPGVRGAYRLLHDEALWDALTPLLEGLKVFAQGLARDPQPPVTAPDEKTTGT from the coding sequence ATGACCGAACGCCAGCCCCCCGATACGACCGCTCCGCACGCGGAGCCCAGTGCGCACGACGCGCTCGAACACCTGCTCGGCAGCCTGCACCGGCACGGCTTCCTGCATTTCGCCAACGAGGTCGTCAGCGCGAACGCGCGGCTGGCCGACACGTTTGTCGACGCGCTCGACAAGCCGGGCATGCAAAGCGGGATGCAGAATCTCGCCGTTCTGCTCACAGCGCTGTCGCGCATTCCGCCCGAACAGTTCGGCAAGGCCGTGTTCGCGGCCGCCGACGCGCTGCATCATGTCGGCGCGTGGCAGCCGTCGCAGCACGAACACGTCGCGCCCGGCGTGCGCGGGGCTTACCGGCTGCTGCACGACGAAGCACTGTGGGATGCGCTGACGCCGTTGCTCGAGGGCCTGAAGGTGTTCGCACAAGGTCTCGCGCGCGATCCTCAGCCGCCCGTTACCGCGCCGGACGAGAAGACGACGGGTACGTAA
- a CDS encoding response regulator: MPIRILLVEDDVPLSALIADYLRKHHYQVDTLFDGASAAATIVATRPDVVLLDINLPGKDGFEICRAARTQYDGVVIMVTARDEPFDELLGLELGADDFLRKPVEPRILLARIKAQLRRVRPQPADCVPDSPQRFTFGKFSIDRADRRVHLPDGSVPRLTSTEFDLLWALACRAGEVVSRADLTLLLRGIAFDGLDRSIDGRISKLRRKLCDDATEPKRIKTIRSKGYQFSKHAWE; encoded by the coding sequence ATGCCCATCCGAATCCTCCTCGTCGAAGACGACGTCCCTCTGTCCGCGCTGATTGCCGACTATCTGCGCAAGCATCATTACCAGGTGGACACGCTGTTCGACGGCGCCAGCGCCGCCGCGACGATCGTCGCGACCCGCCCCGACGTGGTGCTGCTCGACATCAACCTGCCGGGCAAGGACGGCTTCGAGATTTGCCGCGCGGCACGCACGCAATACGACGGCGTCGTCATCATGGTCACGGCCCGCGACGAGCCGTTCGACGAGCTGCTCGGCCTGGAACTGGGCGCCGATGACTTTCTTCGCAAGCCGGTCGAGCCGCGCATCCTGCTCGCGCGGATCAAGGCGCAGTTGCGGCGAGTACGCCCGCAGCCGGCCGACTGCGTGCCGGATTCGCCGCAGCGGTTCACCTTCGGCAAGTTCTCGATCGACCGCGCGGATCGCCGCGTCCACCTTCCCGACGGCAGCGTACCGCGCCTGACGTCGACCGAATTCGACCTGCTTTGGGCCCTTGCGTGCCGCGCCGGCGAAGTGGTCAGCCGCGCAGACCTGACGTTGCTGCTGCGCGGCATCGCGTTCGACGGCCTCGATCGCTCGATCGACGGCCGCATCTCGAAGCTGCGCCGCAAGTTGTGCGACGACGCGACCGAGCCGAAACGGATCAAGACGATCCGCTCCAAGGGCTATCAGTTCAGCAAGCACGCGTGGGAATGA
- a CDS encoding GNAT family N-acetyltransferase, which yields MPPVSSPPVLDTPRLVLEGHPLGDFDALATMWAEPAVVAHIFNGEPSAPRDSWMRMLAYRGLWPLLGYGYWAIREKASGRYVGDLGFADFHRNIEPSVRGVPEAGWALATWAHGKGYATEALAAALAWLDGQQRFERSVCLIAPTNVASIRVAEKAGYGEPERIRFNDADSLLFSRKSR from the coding sequence ATGCCGCCTGTCTCTTCCCCGCCCGTTCTCGACACGCCCCGTCTCGTCCTCGAAGGCCATCCGCTCGGCGACTTCGACGCGCTCGCCACGATGTGGGCGGAACCGGCTGTTGTCGCGCACATCTTCAACGGCGAGCCGTCCGCGCCGCGCGATTCGTGGATGCGCATGCTCGCGTATCGCGGCCTGTGGCCGCTGCTCGGCTACGGCTACTGGGCGATTCGCGAGAAGGCATCGGGTCGTTATGTCGGCGATCTCGGCTTCGCGGATTTCCACCGGAACATCGAGCCGTCGGTGCGCGGCGTGCCGGAAGCCGGCTGGGCGCTCGCGACCTGGGCGCACGGCAAGGGCTACGCAACCGAGGCGCTTGCGGCCGCGCTGGCGTGGCTCGACGGGCAGCAGCGGTTCGAGCGCAGCGTGTGCCTGATCGCACCGACGAATGTCGCGTCGATCCGCGTGGCGGAGAAGGCCGGTTATGGCGAGCCGGAACGCATCCGCTTCAACGACGCCGATTCGTTGCTGTTCTCGCGTAAAAGCCGATAG
- a CDS encoding AraC family transcriptional regulator: MTLESDWLSRLMALVTVTGKLEIRCAFGAPWAIAYERSPACEIPYHVVLRGRAILENPDDGAVHELGSGDIVLFPHGSPHVLHDGSGLPPVPAFKRPGGHVLIGENAGTGERLDMLCGRFVVAPPHDRLIRRHLPPDLVVRAAADSRMPDALAVTARLTALVELMRAESLEQQLGGLAILNALSAALFALALRAISETGQAPTGLLALAGHPRLAPAIVAMLDEPARPWTLPELAGLCSMSRATFMRHFQSKLGHSAADLLTDIRMSLAANALRQPSTSAEAVASEVGYQSVAAFRRVFTRWAGMTPGDWRRQSMGELRDAATPVDDETDAE; this comes from the coding sequence ATGACGCTCGAATCCGACTGGCTCAGCCGCTTGATGGCGCTCGTCACGGTCACGGGGAAGCTCGAGATCCGCTGCGCGTTCGGCGCGCCGTGGGCGATCGCGTACGAGCGCTCGCCCGCGTGCGAGATTCCGTATCACGTCGTGCTGCGCGGCCGCGCGATCCTCGAGAATCCCGATGACGGCGCCGTGCACGAACTCGGCAGCGGCGACATCGTGCTGTTTCCGCACGGCTCGCCGCACGTGCTGCACGACGGCAGCGGGCTGCCGCCGGTGCCGGCCTTCAAGCGGCCGGGCGGTCACGTCCTCATCGGCGAGAACGCGGGCACCGGCGAGCGGCTCGACATGCTGTGCGGCCGTTTCGTGGTGGCGCCGCCGCACGACCGGCTGATCCGGCGCCACTTGCCGCCGGATCTCGTCGTGCGTGCGGCGGCGGACAGCCGAATGCCCGATGCGCTGGCCGTCACCGCCCGGCTGACGGCACTCGTGGAGTTGATGCGTGCCGAGTCGCTCGAACAGCAGCTCGGCGGCCTCGCGATCCTGAATGCGTTGTCGGCGGCGCTGTTCGCGCTCGCGCTGCGCGCAATCAGTGAAACGGGCCAGGCGCCGACCGGCCTGCTTGCGCTGGCCGGCCATCCGCGCCTCGCGCCCGCGATCGTCGCGATGCTCGACGAGCCCGCGCGGCCGTGGACGCTGCCCGAGCTGGCCGGGTTGTGCAGCATGTCGCGCGCGACCTTCATGCGTCATTTCCAGTCGAAGCTCGGGCATTCGGCAGCCGACCTGTTGACCGATATCCGGATGAGTCTTGCCGCGAACGCACTACGCCAGCCGTCGACCAGCGCCGAGGCCGTGGCGTCCGAGGTCGGCTATCAGTCGGTGGCTGCGTTTCGGCGCGTGTTTACGCGCTGGGCGGGCATGACGCCGGGCGACTGGCGGCGCCAGTCGATGGGTGAACTGCGCGATGCGGCGACGCCGGTCGACGACGAGACCGACGCGGAGTAG
- a CDS encoding LysR family transcriptional regulator, with amino-acid sequence MDRLTAMETYVSVVEAGSFSAAAKRMNLGQPAISKSIAQLEERLGVRLLLRSTRGLTTTDAGQRFYEHAKVAIREADRAEHVVRDASASLSGKLRVSAAVSFTCLHVLPKLDTFLSRHPDLEIDLGLDDRNIDLLEEGTDVALRMGTLIDSSMIARRIARSPRLVVGTPAYFERAGVPQSPADLAGHQAIVYAQRGGGEAWSFSRNGAEVAVAVSGRLRVSAAEGMRTAVIGGMGLAVASRWMFSPELASGAVQAVLTDWALPPVDLWAVFPAGRLVTARARAFIEFVEQALAEGEPAPAP; translated from the coding sequence ATGGATCGACTCACGGCAATGGAAACCTACGTTAGCGTCGTGGAGGCGGGTTCGTTCTCGGCGGCCGCGAAGCGGATGAATCTCGGACAGCCGGCGATCTCGAAGTCGATCGCGCAGCTCGAGGAGCGGCTCGGCGTGCGTCTGTTGCTGCGTTCGACGCGCGGGCTGACGACGACCGACGCCGGCCAACGTTTCTATGAACACGCGAAGGTGGCGATCCGCGAGGCCGACCGGGCCGAGCACGTCGTGCGCGATGCGTCCGCGAGCCTGTCCGGCAAGCTGCGCGTGAGCGCGGCCGTCAGCTTCACGTGCCTGCACGTGCTGCCGAAACTCGACACGTTCCTGAGCCGTCATCCCGATCTGGAGATCGACCTCGGGCTCGACGATCGCAACATCGACCTGCTCGAAGAGGGCACCGACGTCGCGCTGCGAATGGGCACGCTGATCGATTCGTCGATGATCGCGCGCCGCATTGCGCGCAGCCCGCGGCTCGTCGTCGGCACACCGGCGTATTTCGAGCGGGCCGGTGTCCCGCAATCGCCGGCTGATCTCGCCGGTCACCAGGCGATCGTGTATGCGCAACGCGGCGGCGGCGAAGCGTGGTCGTTTAGCCGCAACGGTGCCGAGGTCGCGGTGGCCGTGTCCGGGCGCCTGCGCGTGAGCGCGGCCGAAGGGATGCGGACCGCCGTGATCGGCGGCATGGGGCTGGCGGTCGCGTCGCGCTGGATGTTCTCGCCCGAGCTCGCGTCCGGTGCCGTTCAGGCGGTGCTGACCGACTGGGCGCTGCCGCCGGTCGACCTGTGGGCGGTGTTTCCGGCCGGCCGCCTGGTCACCGCGCGCGCTCGTGCGTTCATCGAATTCGTCGAGCAGGCGCTGGCGGAAGGCGAGCCCGCACCGGCGCCGTGA